In one window of Serinus canaria isolate serCan28SL12 chromosome 18, serCan2020, whole genome shotgun sequence DNA:
- the LOC108962680 gene encoding histone H3.3A: MARTKQTARKSTGGKAPRKQLATKAARKSAPSTGGVKKPHRYRPGTVALREIRRYQKSTELLIRKLPFQRLVREIAQDFKTDLRFQSAAIGALQEASEAYLVGLFEDTNLCAIHAKRVTIMPKDIQLARRIRGERA; the protein is encoded by the exons ATGGCCCGTACAAAGCAGACCGCCCGCAAGTCCACTGGGGGGAAAGCGCCGCGCAAGCAGCTGGCCACGAAGGCGGCCCGGAAAAGCGCCCCCTCTACCGGCGGCGTCAAGAAGCCTCACCGCTACAG GCCGGGAACCGTCGCGCTCCGTGAGATCCGTCGTTATCAGAAATCCACGGAGCTGCTGATCCGCAAGCTGCCCTTCCAGCGGCTGGTCAGGGAAATCGCCCAAGATTTCAAAACAGATTTGAGGTTCCAGAGTGCGGCCATCGGTGCTCTGCAG GAGGCCAGCGAGGCGTATCTGGTGGGTTTGTTTGAAGACACAAACCTGTGTGCTATCCATGCCAAGAGAGTCACCATCATGCCCAAAGATATCCAGTTGGCTCGCAGGATACGGGGAGAGAGGGCTTAA